Proteins from one Pseudomonas grandcourensis genomic window:
- a CDS encoding (2Fe-2S)-binding protein, whose protein sequence is MITLDINGKTHELDIPQDMPLLYALRNQVGLNGAKYGCGLGQCGACTVLVNDKPVFSCLTPCGALAGKSVRTVESLGSADKPGPLQKAFIDEQAAQCGYCIAGMIVRAQALLEANPHPDDETIRRHMAPNLCRCGTHVRILAAIKSVIAQGDKV, encoded by the coding sequence TTGATCACACTCGACATCAACGGCAAGACGCATGAACTGGACATCCCGCAAGACATGCCGCTGCTGTATGCCCTGCGCAACCAGGTAGGGCTCAATGGTGCGAAATACGGCTGCGGCTTGGGTCAGTGCGGCGCTTGCACCGTTTTAGTGAACGATAAACCGGTGTTTTCATGCCTGACACCCTGCGGCGCGCTGGCGGGCAAATCAGTGCGTACAGTGGAGAGCCTGGGCAGCGCCGACAAACCGGGGCCTTTGCAGAAAGCCTTTATCGACGAACAGGCAGCCCAGTGTGGTTATTGCATCGCGGGGATGATCGTACGGGCGCAGGCTCTATTGGAGGCCAACCCTCATCCGGACGATGAAACGATCCGTCGCCACATGGCGCCCAACCTGTGCCGCTGCGGCACTCATGTGCGGATCCTTGCCGCTATCAAGTCGGTCATCGCGCAGGGAGACAAGGTATGA
- a CDS encoding c-type cytochrome, whose translation MTRKTIIGAVLALGVVGIGFAFWMMWRPEIATVSQPRSAGRETLDRGRRIVEAGDCAVCHTRPGGDYMAGGLPLKTPFGTLFTTNITPDRETGIGKWSLEAFERAMREGIARDGHFLYPAFPYVHYRKLNDADIADAYAFLMNVDPVKYTAPENHMVFPMNFRALVSFWNLLFLHGDPLEPLPDRSAQWNRGRYLVEGAGHCSSCHSPLNLIGGEKSSELFNGSIVDGWTAPSLRGMAEAQHPWNEAQLVAYLTGKVAEDHGAAAGPMLPVSLSIAQLPVEDAHAIARYILELKKTSSDVTSPTCPPEAKPGARALPGASLFDGACASCHGSAAPMRAIESRPALVNTSAVTADSPRNLIQTILQGIPMSTAASSHYMPAFADSLDDSHLAAIAEYLRNENCPTSPWTDLDKTIKSIRAQE comes from the coding sequence ATGACGCGCAAGACGATCATCGGTGCCGTTCTGGCGCTTGGCGTGGTGGGGATAGGGTTCGCGTTCTGGATGATGTGGAGGCCGGAAATAGCTACTGTCAGCCAGCCTCGGAGTGCCGGACGCGAAACCCTGGACAGAGGCCGGCGCATCGTCGAGGCGGGAGACTGCGCGGTCTGCCACACGCGGCCAGGAGGCGACTACATGGCGGGCGGATTACCATTGAAAACGCCCTTCGGAACACTCTTCACCACCAACATCACCCCGGACCGGGAAACCGGTATCGGCAAGTGGTCGCTGGAGGCCTTTGAACGAGCCATGCGTGAAGGCATCGCCCGCGACGGTCACTTTCTCTATCCGGCTTTCCCGTACGTGCATTACCGAAAGTTGAATGATGCCGATATCGCGGATGCCTACGCTTTCCTGATGAACGTGGACCCGGTCAAATACACCGCACCTGAAAACCATATGGTTTTCCCCATGAACTTCCGTGCGCTGGTGTCTTTCTGGAACTTGCTGTTCCTGCATGGGGATCCGTTGGAACCACTTCCCGACCGGTCAGCGCAATGGAACCGCGGACGCTATCTGGTCGAAGGCGCGGGACACTGTTCATCCTGCCATTCGCCCCTGAATCTGATTGGCGGCGAGAAGAGCAGCGAACTGTTCAACGGCAGTATCGTCGACGGCTGGACGGCCCCCTCCCTGCGCGGGATGGCCGAAGCTCAACACCCCTGGAATGAAGCCCAATTGGTCGCCTATCTGACGGGTAAGGTCGCCGAAGATCACGGTGCAGCGGCGGGCCCGATGTTGCCGGTCAGCCTGAGCATCGCGCAATTGCCGGTGGAAGATGCCCATGCCATCGCCCGCTATATTCTTGAGCTCAAAAAAACCTCTTCGGACGTGACGTCACCGACCTGTCCTCCTGAGGCCAAGCCCGGTGCCAGGGCGCTGCCAGGCGCGTCGCTGTTCGACGGTGCCTGCGCCAGTTGCCACGGCTCCGCCGCCCCCATGCGCGCCATTGAATCGAGGCCCGCTCTGGTAAACACCAGCGCAGTGACGGCGGACTCGCCACGTAACCTGATCCAAACCATCCTGCAGGGCATCCCGATGTCCACCGCCGCTTCCAGCCACTACATGCCTGCCTTCGCAGACAGTCTGGATGACTCCCACCTCGCCGCAATTGCCGAGTACTTGCGCAACGAGAACTGCCCGACCAGTCCCTGGACAGACCTCGACAAGACAATCAAGAGCATTCGGGCTCAGGAGTAA
- a CDS encoding DsbA family oxidoreductase, with the protein MSLHSSTIQVTYDFICPWCWIGEENLERALAASGLSTDRHIHFLPYQLNPVMPVQGMDRKAYRSGKFGSWARSQAMDAQVTHAGKAVGLGFHYERVETTPNTMAAHRLVWREQQAGKDASFLVKAIFKAYFGEGRDIGDLNVLADIGGETGLDRGAIVDFLNTDEGTAEVLKLEEQTKASGVRSVPSIQIADDVISGAQPSEIMFQILKRNQAA; encoded by the coding sequence ATGAGTTTGCACTCATCCACTATTCAGGTGACTTACGACTTCATCTGCCCATGGTGCTGGATCGGTGAAGAAAATCTCGAACGAGCGCTTGCCGCGTCGGGTTTATCAACTGACCGCCACATTCACTTCCTGCCTTACCAATTGAACCCGGTCATGCCTGTTCAAGGCATGGATCGTAAAGCCTATCGCTCTGGCAAGTTCGGAAGTTGGGCGCGCAGCCAGGCCATGGATGCGCAGGTCACCCATGCCGGAAAGGCCGTTGGCCTTGGTTTCCATTATGAGCGTGTTGAAACAACCCCCAACACCATGGCAGCGCATCGGTTGGTATGGCGGGAGCAACAGGCGGGTAAAGACGCTTCATTCCTGGTCAAGGCCATTTTCAAGGCGTACTTCGGCGAGGGACGGGATATCGGCGACCTTAATGTGTTGGCCGATATCGGTGGCGAAACAGGGCTGGACCGTGGGGCCATTGTCGACTTTCTCAACACCGATGAAGGCACTGCTGAAGTTTTGAAGCTCGAAGAGCAAACCAAGGCGTCCGGGGTGCGCTCGGTGCCGAGTATTCAGATCGCGGATGACGTGATCAGTGGCGCGCAGCCCAGCGAAATAATGTTCCAGATACTGAAACGAAACCAGGCAGCTTAA
- a CDS encoding alkene reductase, which translates to MFHHLFSPIKLGQLNLNHRVAMAPLTRSRAGQPGNVPTSMNVEYYRQRASAALIITEATQISQQGQGYAWTPGIHSDEQIQGWKAVSDAVHAEGGRIFLQLWHVGRVSHPVFQPNGGLPVAPTAQPVPGKTFILNEKGEGVWGDVPVPQELDIPGIEAIVSDFRKAARNALLAGMDGVEIHAGNGYLLDQFINSDSNQRSDRYGGSIENRARLLLEVVQAVTEEIGAERVAVRLTPMGRFMGMGDDTPEQTFGYIASRLNKWSLAYLHLVEPMMVGTVLDESNDPRWDAIIKQLRADFHGVLMLAGGYNGETAELAIVQGRADLIAFGRPFIANPDLPARLRGRTELNLADGNSFFGGDAKGYIDYPALA; encoded by the coding sequence ATGTTCCATCACTTGTTCAGCCCAATCAAACTCGGCCAACTCAACCTCAATCACCGTGTCGCCATGGCCCCTCTGACTCGCTCACGGGCGGGGCAACCCGGCAACGTACCGACATCGATGAACGTCGAGTACTACCGCCAGCGCGCCAGTGCCGCGTTGATCATTACCGAGGCTACTCAGATTTCGCAACAGGGTCAGGGTTACGCCTGGACGCCGGGCATCCATAGCGACGAGCAGATTCAAGGCTGGAAAGCGGTCAGCGACGCCGTGCATGCAGAGGGCGGGCGCATATTTCTGCAGCTCTGGCATGTGGGGAGGGTGTCACACCCCGTGTTTCAACCAAACGGCGGCTTACCGGTGGCACCGACCGCACAGCCGGTCCCCGGCAAGACCTTCATCCTGAACGAGAAGGGTGAGGGGGTGTGGGGTGATGTGCCTGTCCCTCAGGAACTGGACATTCCGGGGATCGAAGCGATCGTTTCCGATTTCCGCAAGGCCGCTCGCAATGCGCTTCTGGCCGGTATGGATGGCGTGGAAATCCACGCGGGCAATGGCTACCTGCTGGACCAGTTTATCAACAGCGACAGCAATCAGCGTAGCGATCGCTACGGTGGAAGTATTGAAAACCGTGCGCGGCTACTGCTCGAAGTCGTGCAAGCCGTGACCGAAGAAATAGGTGCCGAACGCGTTGCTGTGCGCCTGACACCGATGGGACGTTTCATGGGGATGGGCGATGACACCCCGGAACAGACATTTGGCTACATTGCTTCCCGGCTCAATAAATGGAGTCTCGCTTACCTGCACCTGGTGGAACCGATGATGGTCGGCACGGTGCTCGATGAAAGTAATGATCCGCGCTGGGACGCCATCATCAAACAGCTGCGTGCTGACTTCCACGGCGTTCTGATGCTGGCAGGTGGTTACAACGGAGAAACCGCTGAACTGGCCATCGTGCAGGGGCGTGCCGACCTCATCGCTTTCGGTCGCCCGTTCATTGCCAACCCCGACTTGCCGGCCCGCCTGCGCGGGCGTACCGAGCTCAACCTGGCGGACGGTAACAGCTTTTTTGGTGGCGACGCCAAGGGGTACATCGACTATCCAGCGCTGGCATAA
- a CDS encoding FAD binding domain-containing protein, with protein MKSPDVPKALVIGGSLGGLFAATALRAIGWQVDVFERSPAAMDSRGGGIVLQADVLQHFRYAGIQHTHALGVRSYDRLYLDRAGAIVHKEPMPQTQTSWNTLYGSLFSAFPVEHYHRGKTLVDLTQNEHRVTAFFADGSCAEADLLVGADGAGSSVRSRVLPGAQHSYSGYVVWRGLVDEDRLPDFAKTQLNQDFVFQQDPGSLMLEYMVPGLNGSVNPGERRFNWLWYLKAAQGPELDAVLTDCDGQRRSHSIPPGALAAEQEAYIREMAERHVNPAFRELIRQTKDIFVQAILDLNVPQMVFGRVLLTGDAAFVPRPHTAGSTAKAARNALFLAQAIDNIGDLDKSLQAWQKQQLAEGRRMGDWGMSMGNRIMGITPS; from the coding sequence ATGAAAAGTCCGGATGTTCCAAAGGCCCTGGTCATCGGTGGTTCTCTGGGAGGACTGTTTGCCGCCACGGCGTTGCGGGCGATTGGTTGGCAGGTCGATGTTTTCGAGCGATCCCCCGCGGCAATGGATAGCCGCGGCGGTGGCATTGTTCTGCAAGCGGATGTCTTGCAGCACTTCCGCTATGCGGGTATCCAACATACCCATGCGCTAGGTGTCCGGTCCTATGATCGTCTGTATCTGGATCGAGCCGGTGCCATCGTGCATAAAGAACCGATGCCGCAAACGCAGACGTCCTGGAACACACTGTATGGCTCGTTATTTTCTGCATTTCCTGTCGAGCATTATCACCGTGGCAAGACGCTGGTGGATCTGACTCAGAATGAGCACCGAGTGACCGCATTTTTTGCCGATGGCAGTTGTGCTGAGGCAGACCTGTTGGTGGGGGCCGACGGTGCGGGCTCATCCGTGCGAAGCAGGGTGTTGCCCGGGGCGCAACATAGCTATTCGGGCTATGTGGTTTGGCGTGGGCTTGTTGATGAAGACCGACTTCCAGACTTCGCCAAGACGCAGCTTAACCAGGATTTTGTTTTTCAACAGGACCCTGGATCGCTGATGTTGGAATACATGGTGCCGGGCTTGAACGGCTCCGTTAACCCTGGCGAGCGTCGGTTCAACTGGCTATGGTATTTGAAAGCCGCGCAAGGGCCGGAACTGGATGCCGTACTCACTGATTGCGACGGCCAGCGGCGTAGCCACTCCATTCCACCGGGGGCTTTGGCTGCGGAGCAGGAGGCTTACATACGGGAAATGGCGGAGCGGCATGTGAACCCGGCTTTTCGCGAACTGATTCGTCAGACCAAGGACATTTTTGTCCAGGCGATCCTTGATCTCAACGTTCCTCAAATGGTGTTCGGACGTGTGCTGTTGACCGGCGATGCCGCTTTTGTGCCGCGACCCCATACCGCCGGGAGCACGGCCAAGGCAGCCCGCAATGCACTGTTCCTGGCTCAAGCAATCGACAACATTGGCGACCTCGATAAATCCCTGCAGGCCTGGCAAAAACAGCAACTTGCAGAAGGCCGGCGCATGGGGGACTGGGGGATGAGCATGGGCAATCGGATAATGGGCATCACTCCATCCTGA
- a CDS encoding LysR family transcriptional regulator, with protein MDKLLALKMFVETVRCGGYSSAARKLGISTSSVTRQVAGLESELGASLLNRTTRNMSVTVAGQNYFEKAVAILEAIDEADAVVTDRGSEAQGRLRASVPVEFGRRIIAPHLGRLLDRHPGLEISLSLSDEVSDLLSEQIDVSVRLGSSVVSEDIVSKRLGDFQRWVVASPEYLTRTGLPRHPRDLLEHQCLRFDYRTGHHNWTFKGDEEIIRLNVQGRLQSNNADILREAALAGGGVTLLADWLVRDDVSAGRLTHVLQQYEVNPGSASTCINALYLPNHRGSSRINVFIEFLQEILTP; from the coding sequence ATGGATAAGTTGCTGGCGCTAAAGATGTTTGTCGAAACCGTACGCTGTGGTGGTTATTCGTCAGCGGCGCGCAAACTTGGCATCTCCACTTCGTCTGTGACTCGGCAGGTAGCGGGACTGGAAAGTGAGCTGGGCGCCAGCTTGTTGAACCGCACCACGCGCAACATGAGCGTCACGGTGGCGGGGCAGAACTATTTTGAAAAGGCAGTGGCGATCCTCGAGGCCATCGACGAAGCCGATGCCGTTGTGACCGATCGTGGCAGCGAAGCTCAAGGGCGCTTACGGGCCAGCGTCCCGGTGGAATTCGGCCGACGCATCATCGCTCCTCATCTGGGGCGCCTGCTGGATCGTCATCCCGGCCTGGAGATCAGCCTCTCTCTGAGCGACGAGGTCAGTGACCTGCTCAGCGAGCAAATAGATGTGTCAGTGCGTCTTGGTTCATCGGTCGTCAGTGAGGACATCGTCAGCAAGCGCCTGGGCGATTTCCAGCGTTGGGTTGTGGCGAGTCCCGAATACCTGACGCGTACCGGGCTGCCACGACACCCCCGTGATCTGTTGGAGCATCAATGCCTGCGTTTTGATTACCGCACGGGCCACCACAATTGGACATTCAAGGGCGATGAGGAAATCATTCGCTTGAATGTGCAAGGACGGCTGCAAAGTAACAACGCCGACATTCTGCGCGAGGCAGCGTTGGCCGGGGGTGGGGTGACGCTATTGGCTGATTGGCTGGTGCGTGACGATGTCAGCGCAGGGCGCCTGACGCACGTGCTGCAACAGTATGAGGTCAACCCTGGCAGTGCGAGCACTTGCATTAATGCGCTGTACCTGCCCAATCATCGCGGTTCCAGTCGCATCAATGTGTTCATTGAATTTCTTCAGGAAATACTCACCCCCTGA
- a CDS encoding serine/threonine transporter — protein sequence MNDQANSVNERYVEATPATLSSWNRQDTTWMLGLFGTAIGAGTLFLPINAGLGGFWPLLVLALLAFPMTFYAHRGLTRFVLSGREGADITEVVEEHFGIKAGALITLLYFFAIFPILLIYSVALTNTVGSFMEHQLHITPPPRAVLSLVLILGLLAVVRCGEQLIVKAMSLMVYPFIVALLFLAVYLVPHWNGGILATASSVPAPSALLHTLWLAIPVMVFSFNHSPIISAFAVDQKRRYGEHAEERSSQILSRAHLLMVVMVLFFVFSCVLTLSPAQLAEAKAQNLSILSYLANHFSNPTIAFAAPLIAFVAISKSFLGHYIGASEGLKGLIVKSGKRPSAKALDRMTAAFMLVVCWIVATLNPSILGMIETLGGPVIAAILFLMPMYAIRKVPAMARYRGQASNVFVTAVGLVAITALVYSLLA from the coding sequence ATGAATGATCAGGCCAATAGCGTTAACGAGCGCTATGTAGAAGCGACACCCGCGACGCTTTCGAGCTGGAATCGCCAGGACACCACCTGGATGCTGGGCCTGTTTGGCACGGCGATTGGTGCCGGAACCCTGTTTTTGCCGATCAACGCAGGCCTGGGCGGTTTCTGGCCGCTGCTGGTCCTGGCGTTGCTGGCGTTCCCGATGACGTTCTACGCACACCGCGGGCTGACCCGTTTCGTGCTGTCCGGTCGCGAAGGCGCCGACATCACTGAAGTGGTGGAGGAGCATTTCGGCATCAAGGCCGGCGCGCTGATCACCTTGCTGTACTTCTTCGCGATTTTTCCGATCCTGCTGATCTACAGCGTGGCCCTGACCAACACGGTCGGCAGCTTCATGGAGCATCAACTGCACATCACGCCGCCACCGCGCGCCGTGCTGTCGCTGGTGCTGATCCTCGGCCTGCTGGCGGTGGTGCGTTGCGGTGAGCAATTGATCGTCAAGGCCATGAGCCTGATGGTCTATCCGTTCATCGTCGCGCTGCTGTTCCTGGCGGTTTACCTGGTTCCCCACTGGAACGGCGGCATCCTCGCCACCGCCAGCAGCGTGCCGGCACCATCGGCGCTGCTGCATACCCTGTGGCTGGCGATTCCGGTGATGGTGTTCTCGTTCAACCACTCGCCGATCATCTCGGCGTTCGCCGTGGACCAAAAGCGTCGCTACGGTGAGCACGCCGAGGAGCGCAGTTCGCAGATCCTGTCCCGCGCCCACCTGCTGATGGTGGTCATGGTGCTGTTCTTCGTCTTCAGTTGCGTGCTGACCCTGTCGCCAGCGCAACTGGCTGAAGCCAAGGCGCAGAACCTGTCGATCCTGTCGTACCTGGCCAACCACTTCAGCAATCCGACCATCGCCTTCGCGGCGCCGTTGATTGCCTTCGTGGCCATTTCCAAGTCGTTCCTGGGGCACTACATCGGCGCCAGCGAAGGCCTCAAGGGCCTGATCGTCAAGAGCGGCAAGCGTCCGTCCGCCAAGGCCCTGGACCGCATGACCGCCGCCTTCATGCTGGTGGTGTGCTGGATCGTCGCCACGCTGAACCCGAGCATCCTCGGCATGATCGAAACCCTCGGTGGCCCGGTGATCGCGGCGATCCTGTTCCTGATGCCGATGTACGCCATTCGCAAGGTGCCGGCGATGGCACGTTATCGCGGTCAGGCGTCCAACGTCTTCGTGACGGCGGTGGGCCTGGTGGCGATCACGGCGCTGGTCTACTCGTTACTGGCCTGA
- a CDS encoding aldolase/citrate lyase family protein: MHLVNPIKQSLKSATPTVGCWLTLASPAVAELIAHCGFDWVVIDAEHGPSDTQDLAAQLRSIDAAAFNGARAAGAVRVTANDPNLVKRAMDCGAQTIVFPNVNSAADARDAVASMLFPLHDEGGVRGVAAMVRAGVYGLDSHYVKSANNQACAIVLIESVEGVENVDAIAQVEGVDCLFIGTADLSASMGLLGQTRHDEVKAAVEKVLMGARMHSKAVGIFATSVEEARQYREKGVTFIALHSDVGWLTKGAMDALDALDLKK; this comes from the coding sequence GTGCACCTCGTAAATCCAATCAAGCAGAGTTTGAAAAGCGCTACACCGACCGTAGGTTGCTGGCTAACGCTAGCAAGCCCTGCCGTCGCCGAACTGATTGCCCATTGCGGTTTTGATTGGGTGGTCATTGACGCTGAGCACGGCCCCAGCGATACCCAGGATCTTGCGGCTCAACTGAGATCCATTGACGCGGCCGCCTTTAACGGGGCAAGAGCGGCCGGTGCCGTGCGAGTCACCGCCAACGATCCAAACCTGGTCAAGCGCGCTATGGATTGTGGGGCGCAGACCATCGTCTTCCCGAACGTAAACAGTGCGGCTGACGCGCGAGACGCCGTGGCATCGATGTTATTCCCGCTACACGATGAAGGGGGTGTCAGAGGCGTCGCTGCGATGGTCAGGGCGGGGGTGTATGGGTTGGACAGCCACTATGTCAAATCCGCAAACAACCAGGCGTGCGCCATTGTCCTGATTGAGTCAGTGGAAGGGGTGGAGAACGTCGACGCTATCGCTCAAGTCGAGGGCGTCGACTGTCTGTTCATCGGCACGGCCGATTTGTCGGCAAGCATGGGGCTACTGGGGCAAACCAGGCATGACGAGGTCAAGGCCGCAGTCGAGAAGGTGTTGATGGGGGCACGCATGCACTCCAAGGCCGTAGGCATCTTTGCAACGTCGGTGGAAGAGGCACGCCAATACCGGGAGAAAGGTGTGACCTTCATCGCACTGCACTCTGATGTTGGATGGCTGACCAAGGGCGCGATGGACGCCTTGGACGCACTTGATCTAAAAAAATAA
- a CDS encoding branched-chain amino acid transaminase — translation MSMSDRDGKIWKDGELVEWREANTHILTHTLHYGMGVFEGMRAYETTRGPAIFRLKEHIRRLFNSAKIFQLDIPFDEETIRHSCIEVIRANNYPSCYLRPLVWIGSDFLSIAAKNNTIHVAIAAWPMGSYLGEEGMEKGIRVKTSSFTRHHVNVSMVRAKACGYYINSILANREVTSLGFDEALLLDTEGYVSEGAGENVFMVRDGVIYTPDLASCLDGITRDSVMVIARDLGFEIREKRITRDELYCCDEAFFTGTAAEVTPIRELDGRTIGTGSRGPITQQLQEVYFCAVHGTNDKYAHWLTWV, via the coding sequence ATGTCGATGTCAGACCGTGACGGGAAAATCTGGAAAGACGGTGAGTTAGTTGAGTGGCGTGAAGCCAATACCCATATTTTGACTCACACACTTCATTACGGCATGGGGGTATTCGAGGGCATGCGTGCCTATGAAACCACACGCGGACCTGCAATCTTTCGCCTGAAAGAGCATATTCGTCGCCTGTTTAATTCGGCGAAGATCTTTCAGTTGGATATTCCGTTTGATGAAGAAACTATTCGTCACTCGTGCATCGAAGTCATCCGGGCAAATAACTATCCGTCGTGTTATCTGCGGCCATTGGTTTGGATCGGTTCAGACTTTCTGAGTATCGCAGCAAAAAACAACACCATTCATGTCGCGATAGCAGCATGGCCCATGGGCTCTTACCTGGGGGAAGAGGGCATGGAAAAGGGTATTCGCGTAAAAACGTCATCGTTTACCCGCCATCACGTTAATGTATCCATGGTACGTGCCAAAGCGTGTGGCTATTACATCAACTCCATCCTGGCTAATCGAGAGGTGACTTCGCTCGGCTTTGATGAGGCGCTACTGCTGGACACTGAAGGTTATGTCAGTGAGGGCGCGGGCGAAAATGTTTTCATGGTTCGAGATGGCGTTATTTATACGCCCGACCTGGCCTCCTGCCTGGATGGAATCACCCGTGATTCGGTAATGGTTATTGCTCGAGACCTGGGCTTCGAAATTCGAGAGAAGCGTATTACACGCGATGAATTGTACTGCTGTGACGAGGCCTTCTTTACAGGCACCGCGGCTGAAGTTACACCCATTCGTGAACTCGATGGTCGGACCATCGGTACCGGCTCGCGAGGTCCGATCACTCAGCAACTTCAAGAGGTCTACTTTTGCGCGGTGCATGGCACGAATGACAAGTACGCCCATTGGTTGACCTGGGTTTGA